A portion of the bacterium genome contains these proteins:
- a CDS encoding gamma-glutamylcyclotransferase, with amino-acid sequence FLINTRGAAPVAAEAGAEVHGLIWEITEAHVHALDGFEGVAKGRYYRDFLKVRSGEGEMLRPLIYIDPITERGVPKEKYEKYMKYMEKVYGAAEAAGFPPAYLDELRAWFPGRE; translated from the coding sequence GTTTCTGATCAATACGCGGGGGGCGGCGCCCGTCGCCGCCGAGGCGGGCGCGGAGGTGCACGGCTTGATCTGGGAGATCACCGAGGCGCATGTGCACGCACTCGATGGCTTCGAGGGGGTGGCCAAGGGTAGGTACTACCGGGATTTCCTGAAAGTGCGGTCCGGGGAGGGCGAGATGCTCCGCCCGCTGATCTATATCGATCCGATCACGGAGCGCGGCGTTCCGAAGGAGAAGTACGAGAAGTACATGAAGTACATGGAAAAAGTATACGGGGCCGCCGAGGCCGCCGGCTTCCCCCCCGCCTATCTCGATGAGCTTCGCGCGTGGTTTCCCGGCCGGGAATGA